One region of Zingiber officinale cultivar Zhangliang chromosome 7B, Zo_v1.1, whole genome shotgun sequence genomic DNA includes:
- the LOC122004398 gene encoding proline-rich protein 36-like, translated as MGLGGRIGNAPLASPAFREASQAACRARATNERLSQNAPTPSRRRARSSSDNSDSDNQPLSQRRRRRAPHPMSDSGPSSIPSPPPIAAASPPSPQVTPRPIPSHVADPPTSSNNQAEPPLAHPSTSQHAHDNKASPSERPSTIPPAVPHQGPSSTPSGATAEPSAPPGSAAGPSGPPLLIYQNYYTTLPYEEQLWSQTDVPTSSLKIKGRLATLWEESLRHMDSLPPPDQIDQFAELYIKARAESLIVNHSFHTTHYQNKMLRDHVAELTTE; from the exons ATGGGCCTTGGCGGAAGAATAGGCAACGCCCCCCTTGCCAGTCCTGCTTTCAGAGAGGCTTCTCAGGCGGCTTGCAGGGCTCGTGCCACAAATGAACGCCTGAGCCAAAATGCCCCAACTCCCTCTAGACGCAGGGCTCGGTCGTCCTCCGATAACTCTGATTCTGACAATCAGCCGCTATCCCAAAGACGTCGGCGCCGAGCCCCTCACCCGATGTCCGACTCCGGCCCGTCATCTATCCCTTCTCCTCCACCAATTGCAGCTGCCTCTCCTCCATCCCCTCAGGTGACTCCACGTCCAATCCCGAGCCATGTAGCTGATCCCCCTACTTCATCCAATAATCAGGCCGAGCCCCCATTGGCTCATCCTTCCACCTCACAGCACGCTCATGACAATAAAGCTAGCCCCTCAGAACGACCTTCCACTATCCCGCCTGCAGTACCTCATCAGGGGCCTTCTTCAACTCCTTCTGGTGCAACCGCCGAGCCTTCAGCTCCTCCAGGCTCAGCCGCGGGTCCTTCAGGACCCCCTTTGCTTATTTATCAGAATTATTACACTACTCTTCCTTATGAGGAGCAGTTATGGTCTCAGACAGATGTTCCCACCAGCTCCCTAAAGATAAAAGGTCGTCTGGCCACTCTCTGGGAAGAAAGCCTGCGGCATATGGATTCTTTGCCTCCCCCGGACCAGATAGACCAATTTGCAGAGTTATATATCAAG GCTCGTGCAGAATCTTTGATAGTGAACCATTCCTTCCATACTACGCATTATCAGAATAAGATGCTGCGAGACCATGTTGCTGAACTAACAACTGAATGA